TCCGGATTGCCGGAATGCAGTCACTCATTTTTGTTTGTTGTTATATTATTCCCCTGTTGCTGGCGTCATGGCTTAAAATTCATCTAAATCAGGCCGGTTATTCCGGCGTCACAGAAGGGATCATGAAGCGACCTTTGTAAATCGTATAATAAAAGGGAAGAACAGGGACGATATTCCGGCCGCCATGATTAACTCTGAAACGCGCAAGTCAGCAAACAGGGCCCCTACAAACAGCACCGAGCCCAGAGTCACGGCGCAGCCGGCATCTCTCATAACAGAGACCCGATTCAGCTTTTCATTAGATTTGAGTGTGCCGGAAAGAAAACCGGCAAAACAGATCAGAACCGTCATCAGCAAAATATAAATCCCGTGCATGCTTCTTAAACCCAGAGAAAATCAACCTAAAACAGATACCCAAAAAACAGGATAAATAATAGCAAGATTTACTGAGGTGCATAGGTAAAAATTACCAATTAATACAGGTAATTTTTACCTGAAAATGAGCATCAGCGGGCGGAATGAAAAACATGCCCAGTACTGCAACATTGCAATAAGAAAAAAATCAATGAACTAATCAGCATCGTCGTTTTTTAAAGCCGGGCTGGTTTTCATCATAATACTCTGCGGAAGATGCCGGTAAAAATATTTTATTCAAAAAACCATAAATTATTTTTGATGGTTACTTCCGGGTTTCAATACATCCGTTGCACCGGGCGTTCTGTTTTACGGCTGGCGCGAAATTGCACACCGGCAATACTTTTATAAAATTTAATGGTATTTCGCGGCGCGGGTGATAATGATGATGAAGGTTGTCAGTTCGGAAGAACCAACCTGCGACACTGATGTCGTATTCCGTAACGGCGTAATCAACCGCAGACAAGCGGCCGTTTAATCCACTATTACCATACGGAAACGCCAATGAAAGAAGTTTGTCTTTTTATCAATATAATAATAACTTCCGGATGTGCTTTATCTGATAAGACATCCCGGCCCGTGGTTCAGAATCCTGTTTCTCAGGAGACTGTTGTTTCAGACAGCAGTCTGACGTCGGAACATGAAAAATTTCTCGGTTATATGCGGGCAGAACTTCAAATCACGGAAGAGCTTACGCAGTCATGCAGGCTGGCAGCGGAAGGTAAAAAAGTGAAAGCCCTTGAAACTTTAAAGAGAATCGACTGGAGAAAATCGGAGGTTAAAGTTTCGAAACCAGGAATCGACTACGACGGAATTATCGATTTCTTTTTACGGCGCACGGATTTCAGTAAAGATTCGTGCCGGGATTACGCGAGCGTTTTATACAGGGATTCCGTATAATCAATTAACGCTCAGAACCCGGCACCAGACTTGTTACACTCATTAAAATCAATATTATATCCACTGACTACAGTAGTCCGTGGATATCTGAGTCTCCCGCAGGGCGTATAAATTTAATCGGGCATTGCCCCGGTCCTGATGGTCACGCTTATATTATTGTAATTAATGATGTTACGGAACCCGTCCTCCCTGTAACGTGGCTCCTGTGAAGGCTGACGGCCACTCGTTAAGCGGATTTTTATTCTTCCGTACAGTCATATCCACTGGAGTTTGCCTTTATTCTTCAACTTGTTCAGGTCACCTGAATTACCTTTACTTTAAGATGCATGCCTCATCTGTCACCGGGCACTTGCTGCGCTCCCGGGGTGAGACAGCAAAAGCACTGCATAATTTCTTACCAGTCAGAAAATAACGCTGCGCTATTCTAACCTATACCAAAGTGCAGTACCCTGTTCCTGCTTTAAAAGGCAGTCCTGGCATACCTCTATTAAGTCACCCTTATGATTCGGGTAAAAAATACACTGTTCCGGGGCCCTGCCTGCACTTATTTTAGCCACTGTATGATGCAAAATAACCTACGTTAAATGAGGGAACGTTATGGATACGCCGGAAAACAAATCACACACAATCATTAGCGGTAAAAATATTATTCCTGAAATCAATGTACCGGATATTATGAGGAACAGTTTCGACCGGATGTCTGAACCTTACTCGGTCGTCAATTGCGAGTCCCGATATATTTACGCTAATCTGGCACTCGCCAGGCTTGTCGGGTTTAACACCCCTGATGGTCTGATAGGTAAGCTCTATTCTGAAGTTCAGGCCAGAATATTTGATAATGAAAAATCACTCAATGCATGGTGGGAGCAGGACAAACAGGTTATTAACAATCCGGAAAAGTCATTAAAAATGCTGGAAATACATCCTGAAGCGGCAATATCACCTTTCACCGTTGAGAAAATACCTTTATTTGAAGATAACAAAGTAGTGGGGCTTATACATCATAACAGGTACGTGGAGGTTTTAAAGCCCAATGATTTCATTAGAGGCAGAAAACCCGGTTCGTTATTGCTTACTATTCCCGATAACGATTTCAATGAGAAAGAATGTGAAATTATATTTCTTAAGCTCCAGGGGATCACGTGCAGACAAATGGCAAATATGCTGAACCGCTCACGCCGGACAATCGAAAACAGGTTGCAAAGCATCTATGACAAAA
This is a stretch of genomic DNA from Winslowiella toletana. It encodes these proteins:
- a CDS encoding LuxR C-terminal-related transcriptional regulator, with product MDTPENKSHTIISGKNIIPEINVPDIMRNSFDRMSEPYSVVNCESRYIYANLALARLVGFNTPDGLIGKLYSEVQARIFDNEKSLNAWWEQDKQVINNPEKSLKMLEIHPEAAISPFTVEKIPLFEDNKVVGLIHHNRYVEVLKPNDFIRGRKPGSLLLTIPDNDFNEKECEIIFLKLQGITCRQMANMLNRSRRTIENRLQSIYDKMGVSNYEDFTHYCEGKNLDRYLPRRYLDPQRVIFG